Below is a genomic region from Methanobacterium sp..
GATAATATTTCTTTGCCATGGAGATATGTTGTATTGAATGAATTATATATAATTTCAGTATAATTTTGGATAAAGGAATAGTTTTTGAAAATTAATGAATGTTACTCAAACTATTATAATTTAAAAATCAATATCCAGAATCTCTTTTATATTCTCCACAATGACATCTGCAGAGTTGTAAACCATTTGTGGATTCTTCTCTTTCTGCTGTACAGTAAGAACACCAATATCTGCTTCTTTTAGGGCAAGAACATCATTTACACTGTTTCCAACCATCATAACGTCATAGTTCCTTTTAAGTCCCTTTACAATTTCCATCTTTTTCCAGGAGTCTGCAGTGTCAAAAACATTTTCTTCAGGTATTCCAATGTATCTTGCAAGCGCTTTTAAAGATCCTTTCCGATCTCCGGAGGCTATGAATATGTGAATGTCTCTTTTTTGCAGTTCTTTAACCACATCTCGCACTTCTGGGAATATTCTTCCTCCTGAAGTGACTATAAATTCAATTTTTCCCTTGTTTAGATTCACTATAAATCCAGATCCACTGCATACCTGTATATTGTAACCTTTGGCTGTTACTGCCCTTATTGTATCCTGGATATCACTTACTTTAGATTCATCGCCAGTAATGGCTTCAATTAATTCCTTTTTTTTGATTTCAACGGTTGAATAGCTTATATCAATATGGATGTCGTTCCTTTTAATGAACTGACATATTCTCTGGTCTGGTTTTGCATTAATTATACACTTTGAAGGGTCTGTCTGTATAACTACAAGTGCTCTTGCACTGCTGCTGTCTACAATATCCAGCGAACTTATGGTATCAAATATTTCGCCTGTTTGAAGGTCTTTCACAGCTCTATATCTTTCAATAAGTGTCCCTGAATTATCGAATACAATCGCTTTCATATTATCAACTGTTATTTGCAGATTATCATTTTTTGATATGAATTTTATAGTCAGATCATAATTAATTGAACTTACAATGTTTGAAAAAGTCCAGTGTAATGATTTTATTGATTAAATTCAATATTTCACCATTTCATTTGATGTACTAAAAATTTTTGCACCTGATTATAATTTAACTACAATAAATATTGTAAAAAAAATTATTTATCATTATTGTTTATTGGAATCTATTTTATAATTTATAACATCCCTATGTTTTATGGGCATTCGTATTGGAGAAATAAATTAGGTTTTTTGGACATTATAACTGATTTAGAACTATTTTTTAAGTTATATATGGTTAATAATGAATTAAACATACTAACAATGGATATAACACTGTATTTTTAAAATGTGACTATTATCACAAATTAATAATACATAAGTATATATATTTAATAATATAATACTATTAACCGGGATTGTATAGCTAAAAATATTGGCAGGATTCCAATTAATAATAAAAATCCCGTTTTTTGTATAAATTGGCAATTTAAGCCACAAAAATGTAATAAAAACAGTTGTAACTTTATGCTGGTATTGTGACTGCAATCACAAATCTGTAATAAAATTTCATTCATTAGTGATTACAGTGTTTATTTATCCAGAAGAGGATGATAAGAAATGAAATTAGAAATGGTTATTAAATTTCTTATTTTATTTGTAGTTATAATGCTATTTATCTTCCCTACATCTGCAGAGGGTTCTTCAACATCTTCACAAACTGTAAGTGTAACTATACCAGAGACTACTGCAGTCTCAGCAAATTATGGAAATAGTTCAACAATATTTATTGGCCCCATATCTCAGGGTACTAATGAGATCACCATTAACAATGTATATTTTGCAAACCCCTCAAATGTAGACACAGAAATCTGGATTAAAGCAAGTGGTGACCTTACAGGTACAAGTACAGCAAGTACGATAAGCTTGTCTAATCTGAAATATATTATTCCAGGTTTGGGCGCAGCTGGAGAATTAACGGATCAATACACCAAAGCATGTGTGCTTAAAAAACCAAAACAGGGAAGTAGTAATTCAGGAATGGGCGTGGATTTACAGTTAAAGATTCCTTATGGAACAACTCCGGATACATACACAACAACAATCTATTTCACATCCCTAAAATTTAACTCTGATGCACCAGTATGAGATCAAACATCAGATAAAATTAGAAAGTATAGATGTATTATCGTCTTTACTTTCTAATACCTCCTTCAATCTAATACAAGACTTAAATGTACGTATTACTATTTTTATATATAAAATAGATTGATTAAATTAGAAAATTTTGTTTATAGGTATCTGTTTGGTTATTTATAGAATTTAAGGGAATATTTGAATATTTTATCCGTAATTTAGTCAATAATAATTACTCTTAATACATAAAATTATAATAATCATAAAATTCAACTATATTATAAAGAAAGGGGAGGGTATAGTTGGAAATTAGAGTTAAAGTTGGAGATGAGAAAGCATCAACAATTCGAAATTTGCTGAATAATGGCTTAAGGGGTAAATACGTTTTACAATCTGTAACTGAGGATAAAGGAAAAGGTGAATTTATTTTTCAGTATAAAAAGATGAAATAATTATATTTTGTATATAAATCTAATTTTTATAATTCTATTTAATTAATCAGGCTGAATATTTTCTAAAATTTTATGTATATGTTTTAAAACAGATTTACCTGGGAAACGATGAAATAGACGCCAAGTAGGATAAGGAATACTCCGCAAATTACCATTACTGCCTTATATGTTTCATCGCTCATGAATTTTGATCCTCTGCTTGATGCGAACGAGACTACGCTGAACCATGAAAGATCAGCTAACCAGTGGCCAATTGAAAATGCTAAAATTCCAATAATCCCTGCCAGTGCGAGTCCTTTAAACATGAATGCCAGGCCAATGGTTCCCCACCATATAAAAAAATAAGGGTTGGAAATACTTGTTATAACTCCCTTAATAAAAGATCCGTATTTTGGGGTTCTGTTTTCATTAGTTTTGATATTTGACAAAGTGGTATTTGATCTGGATGTACTGTATCCCATAAATATGAGGACTGTACCTCCAAATATTCCAATGATAAAAGCCGCAGTTTGGGAACCTAAAATCTGACCTAAACCTGCCAAAATGGCGATCATCATCAGTATTTCTGTCATTATGTGGCCTAGGATAATCATGGGGCCTGTTTTAAACCCTTTTTTAACAGAGTCAGAAACTGTTACAGTGAACATGGGTCCTGGGACTAATGCGCCAGATAATCCAACTCCAAATGAAGTTAATGCAAATAACGCAATTTCAATCAAGTAAATCACTAAAATGGGTGGTTCTTTGTTTGAAAATTTGTAATTTTCAACCGCAAAAATCATTATGAAAATCCATTTGTAACTTAAATACTATTAACTAATATTGAATTTACATTCACATAAAAACTCCAGTATAATAAAAGATCAACACCAAAAAATAGATAAAACATGGATTTACCATGTTAATATTCATTTAAAACTTTCATTATCTCGGATAAATGATAATTAATGACTTTCATTTGGTCTTCATTTAATGGTCGGGTCCGTGTCAAATACCTAAAACGTTCGAAAACATGTCCCATTTTATTAATTAATTCGTTTATATAAATTTTCTCTTCGAACATTTCATCACCAGTCTGTACTTTGTTTTTAATGCGGATAAATTTAACTATGTATGAATCGAAGAGGCTGTCTCATGATTTTTTTATACTTCAAATTATTATTTTTTCCAGATTTTGAATTAGTGGACAGCCTATTTAAAAAAATGAAAATGTTATTCTAAGAAATTCATCTTTTGACCGATGCCTTTTTGAAGAGCCTTCTCATACACGTTCCATGCAGTGACTATGTCCTGAACTGCAAGTCCTGTTGAATCAAATACTGTAATCTCTTCATCTGAGGTTCTACCTGGAATGGAACCTATTATTACATCTCCAATTTTACTGTGGATGTCATTTTGTCGTATAATACCTTCTTGAACTGGAATGTTAATTTCACCACTGTGGCTGGCCTGATCCCAGCAGTCAATTATAATTTTAGATTTTTGGAGTATATGGCTGTCTAGTTCCTGCTTACCTGGAGCATCAGCCCCCATTGCATTAATATGAGTCCCGGGGCCTACCCATTTTGATTTAACGACAGGTTCTCGTGCAGGTGTGGTGGTCAACAGTACGTCAGCACCTTGTACAGCTTCTTTTATAGTATCAACTGCTTTAACAGGAATCCCATATTTTTCAGAGGCTTTTTGAGCAAATGATTCCCTTGTTTGGCAGGTTCTGCAGGAAACCCTTACTTCCTTAATGTCTATTACTTCCATTATAGCTTCAAGTCCCGTTTCTGCCTGAACTCCAGCCCCTACAAGTCCTAAAATTTCAGAATTATCTCTTGCGAGGTATTTTGTGGCAACTCCTGCTGCAGCACCTGTTCTCATATCTGTGATCCAAGTTCCATCCATTACAGAAACTGGAAAACCTGTTTTAGGGTCTACAAGCTCGATCATTGCCATGACCGTTGGCAGGTTGTGTTTTCGGGGGTTGTCTGGATGCACATTTACATTTTTAACTCCAGATTCATTTAGGCCACGAATAAAACATGGCATTATTCGGAGGTCACCCCTAAATTTTTTATAAAATATATATTCTTTGGGAGGCATCTGGACTTTACGCTCCGCATGAAACTTATATGCAGTTTCAACATTTTTAATAGTCTCTTTCATGGTTGTAAGTTCTTTAACCTGGCTTTGATTTAGAAGTATTGTCTCTGGCATAAGTACACCTCATATAATTATGTAATCTTTTGTTGTTATAACTTCTTAAATTTAGCGATTTGTGTAGAAAATATCATGTTTTGTGAACTAAATATGGTCCATAATTTTGAATTTAATAAATAAAAAATCAAATATGCGTGGTAACACAGTGTTCCTCATGTTTAGTCGGTTTTATTGGTATTAACATGGAGCATATTAAGCCTATAATTAGCATTAAGGTTACTACATTAAATGCATCTTTCATAGCATTTGTTTTTTGATGATCTTCAGTTACTCCTGTCCCTTTTATAATAGGCATATTCACAGCGCTTACTTTCTCAAACAATCTCTGATTATTATTTCCATAGGAACTGCCTGCAGGTAAATCGTACATGGATCCGCCTCCTAAAGTACCGAAACTTCCAAGTATTAATATTACTCCCAGAACAGCGGTTCCAAGTGAAGAACCAAGGTTAATGCCGGTATTCAGGATTCCTGACGCATCAGACTGTTGGTCCCTCCTGGCAGCTGCAAAGATTATATTTGCTGAATGGGGGAAAACAATTCCCATTCCTATTCCGAGGAATAGTACGCCCGGAATCATGTCCATAACCGTTGTGGAAGGACTGAAAATAAGGCTCAAATATATGCTTCCGGCTAAAGATGCTAAAAATCCAATAGAAAGTATATAACGCGGTTGCATTCTTGTTGAAACCTTTCCTGCTGTAAATGACATTGTAAAAATGCCTATACTCATAGGTATCAGGGTTAAACCGGTTACTAATGGATTGGTTCCTATAACTCCCTGTAAAAACACTGGAATAACGAAAGTCACCCCTCCAATTGTGAAATTCATTATTAATCTTGTTATGTTTCCTAAGGTGAAAGAATGATCTTTAAATAGGGTAATGTCAAGCAAAGGCATTTTATTCCATTCAATCCTTCTTTTCTGGGTGAAATAAAATATAATCAAGAGAAATATTCCAATTATAATGGATAAAATCGCAGTGTTCCAACTTGAGGGGTTGTTAAGTAGCAGCACACCAACAACCAGCAGAAATATGCCCAGTGAAGAATTTATTGCCCCTAAAACATCTATTTCACGCCATTTTATAACGGGTGGGAATACATCGATCTCTTTTGAAAACAGGAGTATCGCAATGATTATAACCAGTTCAAGTGCAAAAGCGTAACGCCAGGAATAGTAAGTTGTTAAAAATCCACCTATAATTGGCCCGATAGTCCCTGCTCCCGAAGCCATGGAACTTATTATTCCCAGTGCGAAGGCTCTTTTTTCTCCCCCGTAAGTTCCGGAGATTATGGAAGTAGTGGCAGGCATCATAAGTGCAGCCCCTACTCCTTCAAGTATGGACCATCCGAGCAGAAGCATGATGCTGTTTATACTTAAAGCTGCGACTATTGTACCTGCTCCATAGATAGATGCACCCATAAGGAATGTTTTTTTCCTCCCAAAAACATCCTGCAGTTTTCCTCCAAAGAGCATTAATGAAGCCATAACCAGGGAGTAAATCGCGATTATGGCTTGAATAGTTTGAATAGTAGTACTCAAATCTCTTATTAAGGTATAAATCGCTACATTTAAAAATGTTTTATCTATAACTATGGTAAAGACAGATAGGGTAACAATTATAAGGGTTAACCATCCATTTTTTGATTTTTCCGCCACTATAAATGTCCTCCACGGATTTAAGTAATGATTGAAGTTAAAATATTAAACAAATCAAATAGCGCAACTTCATGTCCTTACTATTTTTGTTTTTCATTTGATTAATTTTTATACATTAAAAAAGGGAATATATGTCTAAATAGTTTTAAAAAAATATATTCCTATTTTTAGATTATTTAAATGGATATGGTGGTTAAAAATAGTTTAATATCAAAAAATAATAGCTTAAATAAAGTATTTATAAATTTAAATATTATTAAAGCGTAAACTATTTTTTAAATAAACTTAAATTTGTTTTAAAATAAATCAATATTTAACTGAATTTTAAGTCAATGATATAGATTTCCATGTTTAAAGGGTATTTAAATGAATTCCAATCTAAATAAACGTTTTTGGGAAGTTGACTCCCTGCGTGGGCTTGCCATAGTAATGATGGTAGTGTTCCATTTCATATTTGACCTGAACTATTTTGGAATTTACAGTTTCAACATGTACTCTGGATTTTTATGGTGGTTTGCGCGTGTAACTGCATCTATATTCATCTTCTTGGTGGGAGTATCTTTAAGTCTTAGTTACGCAAGGACAACCATTTCAAGCAACCGTCCAACTGAAAAAGAGCTTTTTTTGAAGTATTTAAAGAGGGGGCTTAAAATATTTTCCTACGGGCTTTTAATTACTGCTGCTACCTATATTTTTATTGGAGACGGTTTCATCGTGTTTGGAATTCTCCATTTTATAGGAATAGCTATAATCCTGGAATATGTGTTTATAAAACGTAAATATTTTAACCTGTTTTTGGGTCTGGCATTTATCGTGGCAGGAATTATATTAATGCGCTTTAGGTTTGATTTTTATAGCCTTTTATGGCTTGGATTTACTCCAAATAATTTTTACACTGTAGACTATTTCCCACTGCTGCCGTGGTTGGGAGCAGTTTCCTTTGGGATATTTCTTGGAAACACACTCTATGAAAAATATGTGAGGCAGTTTGAACTGCCTGATCTGTCCAATAATCTGGTTGTGAAGGTGTCAAGCTTTTTAGGGAAGCATTCGCTGCTTATTTATTTAATTCACCAGCCGATAATAATTATACTGCTGCTTCTTTTTGGCTTTATAGATCTCAGTTATTTTTTTCCTACTCTTTAACGTGCATAAATGGTTCTAAGTTCATTTACTCACTATGTTTAGGTCTTTTAATAATAGGTAGACTCCATAAGTGGATAATCAGGTTTTTGCTGTTGCAGGTCTGGTGACTGGAACTGATAATTTGTTATAGCTTCTCAGGGTTACTGTGCCTATATATTTTTTTGAAGGAATCCGTGGCAATGTTTTTGAATATATTTTACGGCTTCCAAAGAAGATATTGTCTGGTTTTCCTCTATACCTTTTAATTAATTTTCCGCCGTCGTAGGATGCCCATACTTTAACTTCAGTTGAATTGGAGACATTGACTCTGTAGGTGATTACATTACGCCTGTTAACTCCATATCTGTCAGTACCTGCAAGATATATTGCTGATGCTACGGAGACAGATTTTTTAGGGATAATGCCCTGTCTGTAATAAGTAGGGCTGTTAGGAACAACTACATATTCTCCATCTTTCATTTTAAAGAGTTTGGTTTTGGAGCGTCCATAATTGTAGGTGACCAGGCCGACATTACCGGAAGGGTCCTTAATAAGGAAATGTCCGAGTCCTTCTTTCTTTAGCAGTGCATAAGCACTGTTTATATCGGCTTTTTTAATATGTCCTCTTACTGAAGCCCGTCCCGCAATACTTTCCAGCTTTTTGGTTATCCAGACAATATCTGGACCCCCAGTTGAAACTATCCAACCATTCCTGGTGATAATAGTGTGAAAAAAATACCCATTGGTTGTTTTATATTCTTTAACTGCTTCTTTTCCATACCACTTTGTTTTTATGATATGGAGATTTGCGGCGTAGGTGGAATCTCTTCTATATGAGAATAAGTCTACCCCTTTTTTAACATGAACCAAAACAGAACAACACCCGCTGCTTGTTTTTATAGTTTGAGAAGCTTTTTTAATCCCTGTGGAATTAACACTGGTAAAATTAGTTTCATTTGTTAAATGGTTATTGTAGGTTGTGTGATTATCCAAATTAAATGAGTCATTATTGTCTGCTGCTGCAGCAGTTCCAATTAAAAATAAAAAGGATGCAAATAGAACAGTTACAAGAATTATTTCTTGCAATTTCAAAATTTTATTTACCCCCACGTAATTTTCAGTAATTGCAGTATGTATTATATTAAAACTTTTTAATAAAATAATCTGTTTTGATAGAGGCGGTTTAGAGCTCTTGTTACATTAAATATAATATTTTATTCATTATATTGGTATTATATATTCTTTTAGAAATGTATGGGGCATAAAATATATATAAATAAGTTTAATAGTTAAATAATGAGATTTTAAGCTTTATATATAGTAAATAATGGATATCTAACCTGCTTATCATATTGTGAACGTGAGTCAGATTATCTGGAAATAACGAATTCTTCTAATGTAGGGATTTTATGGAAACTTCATGCATTTAATATGGTTTTAAGATTAAATTCGAAAGGCATTAGTTTTAATTCAATGATTTAAATTTTTATATTCGCAACTGATATTTATTATAACCTAGATAACTAACATATTATATTGATTGCAGTGAATAACATAACTTTCTGAACTATGAATTTTAGATAATTTGTAGGAAATACCCTATTAAATTCATTCTTATGCTCTTTAATTCAATTAAAATGATATTTCAATGTAATGAGAAACTATTTAGTATAACTATAAATAAATTATTTTAATAGATAAAGCACAAGCACGATTTATTGATATTCAAATGATCATTTTATTATTAAACAGTAAGGTGTGGCCATGAGTCTTTTAAATAAAGAACGTTCAATTAAAAATCATGAAATAACAGCTTTAGAGAATGTAGAAAGCTTTTTAAAAACAATAAATAAGAAAAACGACAGTATAAATGCTTTTTTAGAAATAAAAGAAGATGAAGCGATCCAGGCAGCAGAGAAAATCGATTCTAAAATTGAAAAAGGCGCTGAAGTAGGAAAGCTTGCAGGGCTCGCTGTTGGGATAAAAAGCAACATCAACATTGAAGATTTTAAGATCACAGCAGCTTCAAAAACCCTTGAAAACTACATTGGAAGCTACAATGCCACTGTTGTAAACCGAATAAAAGAACAGGACGGCATAATTCTTGGTGTGACCAACATGGACGAGTTTGCAGCTGGAAGTTCCACTGAAACATCCTACTTTGGATACACAGAAAACCCTGCCGCACCTGGAAGAATTCCAGGAGGTTCAAGCGGGGGAAGTGCAGCTGCAGTTGCAGCAGAAATGTGTGATCTCTCATTAGGATCTGATACTGGTGGATCCATAAGAAACCCTGCATCTCACTGTGGAGTTATGGGATTTAAACCAACTTATGGTGTAGTATCGAGACAAGGATTACTTGATCTTGCAATGAGTCTTGACCAGATCGGGCCTTTTGCTCAGGACGCTGGTGGAATCGCTTTAATGCTTGATACAATTGCAGGATACGACCCAATTGAATGCACAAGCCTGAAAGATACTCCTGATTTTGAAGGTATAACTGAAAAGTCACAGGATGCTCTCAAAGGAATGAAGGTAGGTGTAGTAAAAGAGTTCTTTGATGTTTCTGATGATAAGATAGTCAATATAATTGAAGAGCAGATCGATAAAATGACAGAAGCAGGGGCCGAAGTAGTGGAATTAAGCTTCGACTATATTGATTTATGTCTACCTACCTACTACCTCATAAACTATGTTGAATTTTTCTCTGCAACAAGAAAATACGACGGCCGAAAATATGGTTACAGAATTGAAGATGTATGTGGAGATGAAGTTTTAAGGAGAATTCACATAGGTTCATATATCAGCCAGAAAGAATACAGCGGAAAATACTACAAAAAAGCACTGCAGGCAAGATCATTAATTAGAAGAGAAATAACTAAGCTTTTAGGCGGTGTGGATGTAATAATAGGCCCAACAGTTCCAAAACTCCCTCACAAACTTGGTGAATCACTGGATACAATGGAAATGTATGCTTACGATGTCCTGACAGTTATAGCAAACCTTGCAGGAATTCCAGCAGCAAGTATGAAGGCTGGAGAAGTTGATGGAATACCAGTTGGACTCCAGATTCAGGGAAAACCATTAGATGATGCTAAAATTATTCAGTTAATGGCGGGACTTGAACAGATTTAACCAAATTTTTTATTTTTCAGCGTGGAAACAATGAAAAAAATAGGTCTCCTGTATGTAAAAGGTGCGCTGCCCCTTTTTGAGAATTTCGGTGAACTACCAACACATATTGTGAAAGAAAATGGCCGGGTCAACGGTCAAAAAGCCAGTGATGTACTTGACGGGCTTATAATACCTGGTGGGAGCATAGTTGAATCACAAAGTGTTGGAGAAGATCTCAAAAAGGAAGTCATGAAAATGAATCATGATGGAAAATTTATTTTTGGGATGTGCTCTGGATTCCAGCTGCTTGCAAATAAAACGGATATAGGCAGACGTTCTCCGTGCCCTATTGAAAGGGAAGGCCTTGGAATTCTGGACGTGTCGTTTCGCCCTATGATCGGAACAGATAGAGTTGAAGCTGAAATTCTTGATGATTCATTTTTGACTAAGGGTATGGATGGAGAGACTGTTACAGGTTTTCACTGCCATACTTACGGGTTAATTGAAGGAAATGCTGCCCCTCTTTTTTTAAGCACAGTTAAAAGAACAGATTATCAAAATAATCCTCGTAAAATATTATCTGGAGCTAGAAATGATGAAGGGAATGTCACTGGTACGATGGTTCATGGGTGCCTCGATGAGAATCCTGCACTTGTAGATAATATCCTTGAATTTATAGGTGCAACTGAAAAAGATATTTTGGAGATTAAAGAGAAGAATACGGAGCTTTCAAAGAAAATTAGAAGCGAAATAGGTATAGATACGAATATCTCTGCCAACTCATTGAATTCTCCAGTAAATCCCTCTAACCTGGAGCTTCCGAAGGTTCTGATGATGGTAGGCACTGGTTCAGATTCTGGAAAAACATTCTTGACAACAGGAATCGTGGGGACTTTGCGAAAAAGAGGTTATCGGGTTTTCGTGTTAAAAGTAGGGCCGGATATAAGGGATTTAGTGCCTTCACTTTACTTGAATAAAGAAAATATGGAAAAATTCTCATCTATTCAAATAGGCGGACTTGGATGGATGGACTTAGAAAATGTCCTTAAGGACCTAAAAAATCAAAATTATGACCTTGTTTTGATTGAAGGAGTTATGAGTGCATTTACAGGACTATTAAACGAAAAAACTCCATTTTCGTCGGCTGAAATTGCAAAGGCTGCAAATATTCCAGTTATTATGGTCTCATCATGCAGTAAAGGCGGAATTGAAACTGCAGCGGTGGATATAGTTGGTCATGTAGGCATAATGGACAAACTTGGAGTTCAGACAAGTGGTGTTATCTTAAATAGGGTTTACGATAAGTCTATTTCAAAGGTTTCATCAGCTTACATAACCAAAATGACAGGTAAAAATGTTATAGCTGAAGTTCCCAAGGTAAAAATGACCGAAAGGGGCAATACTCCTGAAGTAGAAATTAAACTGGAAGAGTTCTGTTTAAATGCTATGAAAACAGTTGAAGAACATTTAAATATGGATCAAATCCTTAAAATGGCTGAAATTCCTGAATTCAGCGGTTATTTGTCCTATAAAGAAATAGTTTCTAAATTTTAAAAAATATAAAAAAATAGGTTTCAGATTAATCTGTTGAATTTTCATCTATATTTTGTATTTTTTCCATTAACTCCTTATTCTGGTTAATCAGTGATTCTATCTCTGAACTGTTGCTGTTTATCTCACTTTTAGTCGAATTGATTTTCTGATTCGTTGTTTCATATACTGCTTCTAAGTTGTTTATTTCTTTTTTTAGATTGTTGTTCTTTTTAATCAGCGATTCTATCTGAGTACTGTTGTTATTTATTTGATTTACTGAGTTAATATACTGTGTTTTAATTTCATTTTTCATTGAATTTTTTATTTCTGTTCGGGGGTCTCTGTTTCGTGGTGTGTGTTCTTTATTCAGGTCATCGTATATTTTTTCTATATCCTTTTGAAGGTCCTCGTTTTGAGTAAATATTGAATGTATTTTTTTTAAGCCAGTTACAATGGTGCTGTTGTTTTGGCTTGATGTTTGTGGATGTTTTGTTTGTAGCTTTTCATGATTTATACTGGTTGAATTAGCAGCAAATACCGGTAAAGTACCAACCAGTATAAGTAAACATATTAACGCAATTTTTTTTACAATATTCTTGCCTTTATCACCTCCTTGTTTTGATCTAACTTCATTTTAATCTAAGGCGCTTTAAAAATAAATATTTATTTCCGATTTACACCCAAATTTTTACCAAATAAACCCCTAAATAGAACCAAATCAAAAAATAGCCCATGATTAATAATGTAAATTTAAAATAAATTGGATAATATAATTTAAAGGGTGATAGGGGCTTAAAATAAGTGTAATACTCTGCCATTTTTCAATGGGATTTCAAAAATTAAGGGATATTTACATTAATGTGGTATTTTTATCTGATTTTAGTAAAATAGAATTCAATATTTTAAAAATGAAAAATCGTTAAAGGCGTATGCCTTTAAAAATTAACTAACTTATTCCTGGGTTTCTTTAAATTCGTGGTATGCTTTTATGACTTCATCACCGCTTAAAAAGATGAGCCCTTTCTCTTCAGCATATTTTGCGACTTTGTCAGTGGTCATGGAGCCACCGGTTTC
It encodes:
- a CDS encoding LysE family translocator, which codes for MIEIALFALTSFGVGLSGALVPGPMFTVTVSDSVKKGFKTGPMIILGHIMTEILMMIAILAGLGQILGSQTAAFIIGIFGGTVLIFMGYSTSRSNTTLSNIKTNENRTPKYGSFIKGVITSISNPYFFIWWGTIGLAFMFKGLALAGIIGILAFSIGHWLADLSWFSVVSFASSRGSKFMSDETYKAVMVICGVFLILLGVYFIVSQVNLF
- the ala gene encoding alanine dehydrogenase, translated to MPETILLNQSQVKELTTMKETIKNVETAYKFHAERKVQMPPKEYIFYKKFRGDLRIMPCFIRGLNESGVKNVNVHPDNPRKHNLPTVMAMIELVDPKTGFPVSVMDGTWITDMRTGAAAGVATKYLARDNSEILGLVGAGVQAETGLEAIMEVIDIKEVRVSCRTCQTRESFAQKASEKYGIPVKAVDTIKEAVQGADVLLTTTPAREPVVKSKWVGPGTHINAMGADAPGKQELDSHILQKSKIIIDCWDQASHSGEINIPVQEGIIRQNDIHSKIGDVIIGSIPGRTSDEEITVFDSTGLAVQDIVTAWNVYEKALQKGIGQKMNFLE
- the gatA gene encoding Asp-tRNA(Asn)/Glu-tRNA(Gln) amidotransferase subunit GatA — its product is MSLLNKERSIKNHEITALENVESFLKTINKKNDSINAFLEIKEDEAIQAAEKIDSKIEKGAEVGKLAGLAVGIKSNINIEDFKITAASKTLENYIGSYNATVVNRIKEQDGIILGVTNMDEFAAGSSTETSYFGYTENPAAPGRIPGGSSGGSAAAVAAEMCDLSLGSDTGGSIRNPASHCGVMGFKPTYGVVSRQGLLDLAMSLDQIGPFAQDAGGIALMLDTIAGYDPIECTSLKDTPDFEGITEKSQDALKGMKVGVVKEFFDVSDDKIVNIIEEQIDKMTEAGAEVVELSFDYIDLCLPTYYLINYVEFFSATRKYDGRKYGYRIEDVCGDEVLRRIHIGSYISQKEYSGKYYKKALQARSLIRREITKLLGGVDVIIGPTVPKLPHKLGESLDTMEMYAYDVLTVIANLAGIPAASMKAGEVDGIPVGLQIQGKPLDDAKIIQLMAGLEQI
- a CDS encoding heparan-alpha-glucosaminide N-acetyltransferase, with amino-acid sequence MNSNLNKRFWEVDSLRGLAIVMMVVFHFIFDLNYFGIYSFNMYSGFLWWFARVTASIFIFLVGVSLSLSYARTTISSNRPTEKELFLKYLKRGLKIFSYGLLITAATYIFIGDGFIVFGILHFIGIAIILEYVFIKRKYFNLFLGLAFIVAGIILMRFRFDFYSLLWLGFTPNNFYTVDYFPLLPWLGAVSFGIFLGNTLYEKYVRQFELPDLSNNLVVKVSSFLGKHSLLIYLIHQPIIIILLLLFGFIDLSYFFPTL
- a CDS encoding HAD family hydrolase, which produces MKAIVFDNSGTLIERYRAVKDLQTGEIFDTISSLDIVDSSSARALVVIQTDPSKCIINAKPDQRICQFIKRNDIHIDISYSTVEIKKKELIEAITGDESKVSDIQDTIRAVTAKGYNIQVCSGSGFIVNLNKGKIEFIVTSGGRIFPEVRDVVKELQKRDIHIFIASGDRKGSLKALARYIGIPEENVFDTADSWKKMEIVKGLKRNYDVMMVGNSVNDVLALKEADIGVLTVQQKEKNPQMVYNSADVIVENIKEILDIDF
- a CDS encoding MFS transporter, coding for MAEKSKNGWLTLIIVTLSVFTIVIDKTFLNVAIYTLIRDLSTTIQTIQAIIAIYSLVMASLMLFGGKLQDVFGRKKTFLMGASIYGAGTIVAALSINSIMLLLGWSILEGVGAALMMPATTSIISGTYGGEKRAFALGIISSMASGAGTIGPIIGGFLTTYYSWRYAFALELVIIIAILLFSKEIDVFPPVIKWREIDVLGAINSSLGIFLLVVGVLLLNNPSSWNTAILSIIIGIFLLIIFYFTQKRRIEWNKMPLLDITLFKDHSFTLGNITRLIMNFTIGGVTFVIPVFLQGVIGTNPLVTGLTLIPMSIGIFTMSFTAGKVSTRMQPRYILSIGFLASLAGSIYLSLIFSPSTTVMDMIPGVLFLGIGMGIVFPHSANIIFAAARRDQQSDASGILNTGINLGSSLGTAVLGVILILGSFGTLGGGSMYDLPAGSSYGNNNQRLFEKVSAVNMPIIKGTGVTEDHQKTNAMKDAFNVVTLMLIIGLICSMLIPIKPTKHEEHCVTTHI